A stretch of the Deltaproteobacteria bacterium genome encodes the following:
- the hpnI gene encoding bacteriohopanetetrol glucosamine biosynthesis glycosyltransferase HpnI: MTYLFLALWAAALAYQLFALVALAWFMHTPLPAASGPDGPGVTILKPVRGVDTDTRNCLSSFLNQDYRLFQVLFGVADLQDPVMPLLRELQADYPEVAIDIIVCGQSKGLNPKVSTLRQLEPLARYDYLVISDSDIKVGPDYLQQVVAALNQPGVGLVTCPYRAGPVQSWGAALEALSISADFIPSVAVAHYVEGIRFGLGATLALSRQVLAQIGGLAALADYLADDYHLGHRVAQLGYQVRLLPYVIETHASQQTWGGYLAHQLRWARTYRVCRPKGYFAYGITHALIFALLTWLGSGMALWASGLVLSTLIVRFVLAYGSEHFFLQGRLPWPYLALLPFKDLLSFGLWLLSFLGDRVIWQGELYRVTPSGQLVRISQR; the protein is encoded by the coding sequence TTGACTTATCTGTTTTTAGCCTTGTGGGCAGCGGCGCTGGCTTATCAACTTTTTGCCTTGGTGGCTCTGGCCTGGTTTATGCACACTCCCTTGCCCGCCGCTTCCGGTCCAGATGGCCCAGGAGTCACCATTCTCAAGCCGGTCCGGGGGGTTGATACAGATACCCGGAATTGCCTGAGCAGTTTTTTAAACCAGGATTACCGATTGTTCCAAGTGTTGTTCGGAGTGGCCGACCTTCAAGATCCGGTTATGCCTCTCTTAAGAGAGCTTCAGGCCGATTACCCGGAGGTGGCCATCGATATTATCGTCTGTGGCCAGTCCAAGGGACTGAATCCCAAGGTCAGCACCCTGCGGCAACTGGAGCCGCTAGCCCGCTATGATTATCTGGTAATTTCTGATAGCGATATCAAGGTAGGCCCCGATTATCTGCAGCAGGTGGTCGCGGCGCTAAATCAACCTGGGGTGGGGCTCGTTACCTGTCCCTACCGGGCCGGGCCGGTACAATCGTGGGGTGCGGCCTTGGAAGCTCTATCAATCAGCGCCGATTTTATCCCCTCGGTGGCAGTGGCCCATTATGTGGAGGGCATTCGCTTTGGCCTGGGAGCGACCCTGGCCCTGTCCCGGCAGGTGCTGGCCCAGATCGGCGGTCTGGCCGCCTTGGCCGATTATCTGGCCGATGATTACCATTTGGGCCATCGGGTGGCTCAGCTCGGCTATCAGGTCCGTTTGCTACCCTACGTCATCGAAACTCATGCCAGTCAGCAGACCTGGGGGGGATACCTGGCCCATCAGCTAAGATGGGCACGGACCTACCGGGTGTGCCGACCCAAAGGATATTTTGCTTATGGCATTACCCATGCGCTGATTTTTGCTCTCCTTACCTGGCTGGGTAGCGGTATGGCCCTCTGGGCCAGCGGGCTGGTATTGAGCACCCTGATCGTGCGTTTTGTTCTGGCTTATGGGTCGGAGCACTTCTTTCTCCAGGGCCGGCTGCCCTGGCCCTATCTGGCCCTGCTGCCCTTTAAGGACCTGTTATCCTTTGGCCTGTGGTTGCTGAGTTTCCTGGGGGACCGGGTGATTTGGCAGGGAGAACTCTACCGGGTCACTCCCTCCGGCCAGTTGGTAAGGATAAGCCAGCGGTGA
- the larB gene encoding nickel pincer cofactor biosynthesis protein LarB: MDLKQLQQLLEEVREGRLSVAEAARRLQSLPFANLGFAHVDHHRQLRQGFPEVVLGSGKSLPQIKSIMESLRSRTEHLLVTRLEAGKAAELKAFFPEARYYPDSQVMTLGPEEVPERGRGLILVISAGTSDIPVAEEALVTAQIMGNRVEAIYDVGVAGLHRLLAYQDKLQEAAVFIVVAGMEGALPSVVGGLVNRPVIAVPTSVGYGASFAGLAALLGMLNSCAANVAVVNIDNGFGAGYLAALINRKE; encoded by the coding sequence ATGGACCTTAAACAGTTACAGCAACTTCTGGAGGAGGTCAGAGAAGGCCGCCTCAGTGTGGCCGAGGCCGCTCGGCGGCTGCAATCTTTACCCTTTGCGAACCTGGGGTTTGCTCATGTGGATCATCACCGGCAGTTGCGCCAGGGTTTTCCCGAGGTGGTTTTGGGATCTGGCAAAAGCCTGCCCCAGATTAAGTCTATTATGGAATCCCTGCGGTCCCGGACCGAACATCTGCTGGTAACCCGCCTGGAGGCGGGGAAGGCTGCTGAACTTAAGGCCTTTTTCCCGGAGGCGCGTTATTATCCCGATTCCCAGGTGATGACTCTGGGTCCGGAAGAGGTGCCGGAGCGCGGCCGGGGCCTTATACTGGTCATCTCCGCTGGCACCTCCGACATCCCGGTGGCCGAAGAAGCCCTGGTGACTGCCCAAATAATGGGCAATCGGGTGGAGGCCATTTACGACGTAGGGGTAGCCGGGCTGCATCGCCTACTGGCCTATCAGGACAAACTCCAGGAGGCCGCGGTATTTATTGTGGTAGCCGGTATGGAAGGGGCTTTGCCCAGCGTGGTGGGGGGCCTGGTGAACCGGCCAGTAATTGCCGTGCCCACCAGTGTGGGTTATGGGGCCAGTTTCGCCGGTCTGGCCGCCCTATTGGGGATGCTTAATTCCTGTGCTGCCAACGTCGCAGTAGTCAATATCGACAATGGCTTCGGAGCCGGTTATTTGGCGGCGCTGATCAATCGGAAGGAATAG